A portion of the Kineosporia corallincola genome contains these proteins:
- a CDS encoding ABC transporter permease, translating to MKLNMDTVRRVGLSVAAPVLAIVLSLVITSIVLAVAGNDPIATVQQMIEYAQEPRTTTLIINSAITYYFAALAVAFGFRMNLFNIGVDGQYRLAALMAAAVGGAVDLPRVLHVGLILLVAVMVGGLWAAIAGVLKVYRGISEVISTIMLNSITTALIAYLLTTDKLAVQAEGSNNIGTPEIPASGRVGGLSLVPDSTLQVYGLLVLAVIVGFLYWFMIEHSRFGFDLRATGRNEEAAVASGVNVKRMVLVSMAISGGIAGLVGMPQLLGSSYTYSLDFPTGLGFTGIAIALLGRNTALGVAIGSLLWGFLDNSSQILDLEGVPKEIVMITQGVIVLSVVIAYELVRRYRLVAQQREVGRRLSEPTTPSEPNATQGAQA from the coding sequence GTGAAGCTCAACATGGACACCGTCCGCCGCGTAGGCCTCTCGGTGGCCGCGCCCGTGCTGGCGATCGTGCTGTCGCTGGTGATCACCTCGATCGTGCTGGCCGTGGCCGGCAACGACCCGATCGCCACCGTGCAGCAGATGATCGAGTACGCGCAGGAACCGCGCACCACCACGCTGATCATCAACTCGGCGATCACCTACTACTTCGCCGCGCTGGCCGTCGCCTTCGGCTTCCGGATGAACCTGTTCAACATCGGCGTCGACGGCCAGTACCGCCTGGCCGCGCTGATGGCCGCCGCGGTCGGCGGGGCGGTCGACCTGCCCCGGGTGCTGCACGTCGGCCTGATCCTGCTGGTTGCCGTGATGGTCGGCGGGCTCTGGGCCGCCATCGCCGGTGTGCTCAAGGTGTATCGCGGGATCAGCGAGGTGATCTCGACGATCATGCTGAACTCGATCACCACCGCGCTGATCGCCTACCTGCTCACCACCGACAAGCTGGCCGTGCAGGCGGAGGGCTCGAACAACATCGGCACCCCCGAGATCCCGGCCAGCGGCCGGGTGGGCGGCCTGAGCCTGGTGCCCGACTCCACCCTCCAGGTCTACGGCCTGCTGGTGCTGGCGGTCATCGTCGGCTTCCTCTACTGGTTCATGATCGAGCACAGCCGCTTCGGTTTCGACCTGCGCGCCACCGGCCGCAACGAGGAGGCCGCGGTCGCCAGCGGCGTCAACGTCAAGCGCATGGTGCTGGTCAGCATGGCGATCTCCGGCGGCATCGCCGGCCTGGTCGGCATGCCGCAGCTGCTCGGCTCGTCGTACACCTACTCGCTCGACTTCCCGACCGGCCTGGGCTTCACCGGCATCGCGATCGCCCTGCTCGGCCGGAACACCGCGCTGGGCGTGGCGATCGGCTCGCTGCTGTGGGGCTTCCTCGACAACTCCTCGCAGATCCTCGACCTGGAGGGGGTGCCGAAGGAGATCGTGATGATCACCCAGGGCGTGATCGTGCTCTCCGTCGTCATCGCCTACGAGCTGGTGCGCCGCTACCGCCTCGTGGCGCAGCAGCGTGAGGTCGGCCGCCGGCTGAGCGAGCCCACCACGCCCTCCGAGCCCAACGCCACGCAGGGAGCGCAGGCATGA
- a CDS encoding ABC transporter permease, translating to MSATLESTVPPAEAPAAPKKGLTRPVRITLYVVAGLVLLSAIRQITGATDLTSNGTVSAALMLAVPIGLAGLGGLWSERAGVVNLGLEGMMILGTFGAGWIGWQHGPWAGVLTAVAFGAIGGLVHAVATVTFGVDHTVSGVAINILGLGTTQYLAGELLADTPGGGETQSPQIAALPKPSVPGLNSVLEPLEKHHWFLISDIAGILRGLLTNVSILTILAVLLVVVSYLILWQTPFGLRLRSVGEDPHAAESLGVKVRLYKYVAVVVSGGLAGLAGAFLAIVASSLYREGQTGGRGYIGLAAMIFGNWRPGGLVMGAGLFGYTDAMQLRNATAVHALLLVVFALLLAVTLLNLYRRRWIPAVIGLVFAVLSLVWYLNTDELPGPITTMTPYVTTLLVLALAAQHLRMPKADGLVYRPEGK from the coding sequence ATGAGCGCCACGCTGGAATCGACCGTTCCGCCGGCGGAGGCCCCGGCCGCCCCGAAGAAGGGCCTGACCAGGCCGGTCCGGATCACGCTCTACGTGGTGGCCGGTCTGGTGCTGCTCAGCGCGATCCGGCAGATCACCGGTGCCACCGACCTGACCTCGAACGGCACGGTCAGTGCCGCGCTGATGCTGGCCGTCCCGATCGGCCTGGCCGGTCTCGGCGGTCTGTGGTCGGAGCGGGCCGGCGTGGTCAACCTCGGTCTCGAGGGCATGATGATCCTCGGCACCTTCGGCGCCGGCTGGATCGGCTGGCAGCACGGCCCCTGGGCCGGTGTGCTGACGGCCGTCGCGTTCGGCGCGATCGGCGGTCTGGTGCACGCGGTCGCCACCGTCACCTTCGGTGTGGACCACACGGTGTCCGGTGTCGCCATCAACATCCTCGGCCTCGGCACCACCCAGTACCTGGCCGGTGAGCTGCTGGCCGACACCCCCGGTGGCGGCGAGACCCAGTCCCCGCAGATCGCCGCCCTGCCGAAACCCTCGGTGCCCGGCCTGAACTCGGTGCTGGAGCCGCTGGAGAAGCACCACTGGTTCCTGATCTCCGACATCGCGGGCATCCTGCGCGGTCTGCTCACCAACGTCTCGATCCTGACCATCCTCGCGGTGCTGCTCGTGGTGGTCAGCTACCTGATCCTCTGGCAGACCCCGTTCGGCCTGCGCCTGCGCTCGGTCGGCGAGGACCCGCACGCCGCGGAGTCGCTCGGCGTGAAGGTGCGGCTGTACAAGTACGTCGCGGTGGTGGTCTCCGGCGGTCTGGCCGGTCTGGCCGGTGCGTTCCTGGCGATCGTCGCCTCCAGCCTGTACCGCGAGGGGCAGACGGGTGGCCGCGGCTACATCGGCCTGGCCGCGATGATCTTCGGCAACTGGCGGCCGGGCGGCCTGGTGATGGGTGCCGGCCTGTTCGGCTACACCGACGCCATGCAGCTGCGTAACGCCACCGCCGTGCATGCCCTGCTGCTGGTCGTGTTCGCGCTGCTCCTGGCGGTCACGCTGCTCAACCTGTACCGCCGGCGCTGGATCCCGGCCGTGATCGGCCTGGTGTTCGCCGTGCTGTCGCTGGTCTGGTACCTGAACACCGACGAGCTGCCCGGCCCGATCACCACGATGACGCCCTACGTCACCACGCTTCTGGTGCTCGCCCTGGCAGCCCAGCATCTCCGGATGCCGAAGGCCGACGGGCTGGTCTACCGCCCGGAAGGAAAGTGA
- a CDS encoding thymidine phosphorylase, producing the protein MTEPFAAVDVIAAKRDRNRLSDAQIDWVVDAYTRGVVADEQMSSLLMAILLNGMLPEEIARWTAAMIASGERLDFSGLSRPTADKHSTGGVGDKITLPLTPLVAACGAAVPQLSGRGLGHTGGTLDKLESIPGWRARLSNAEMARQLDEVGGVICAAGEGLAPADRKLYALRDVTGTVESVPLIASSIMSKKIAEGTGSLVLDVKVGTGAFMKTQEQARVLAETMVRLGADAGVNTVALLTEMSTPLGLTAGNALEVRESLEVLAGGGPPDVVELTLALAQEMLETAGVSADAEDVLKSGRAMDSWRRMIAAQGGDPDAPLPVARHTHQVLAPADGVLMTLDAMAVGIGAWRLGAGRSRKEDPVQAAAGIEMHVKPGAEVRAGEPLLTLHTDTPERFETAIEALEGGYTIAPYGDRPEHRPLIIDRITV; encoded by the coding sequence ATGACCGAACCCTTCGCCGCCGTCGACGTGATCGCCGCCAAGAGAGACCGCAACCGTCTGAGCGACGCGCAGATCGACTGGGTGGTGGACGCCTACACCCGCGGGGTCGTCGCCGACGAGCAGATGTCGTCGCTGCTGATGGCGATCCTGCTGAACGGCATGCTGCCGGAGGAGATCGCCCGCTGGACCGCGGCGATGATCGCCTCCGGCGAGCGGCTGGACTTCTCCGGCCTGTCCCGCCCGACCGCCGACAAGCACTCCACCGGCGGCGTCGGCGACAAGATCACGCTGCCGCTCACCCCGCTGGTCGCGGCCTGCGGGGCGGCGGTGCCGCAGCTGTCCGGCCGCGGGCTCGGCCACACCGGCGGCACGCTGGACAAGCTGGAGTCGATCCCGGGCTGGCGGGCGCGGCTGAGCAACGCCGAGATGGCCCGGCAGCTGGACGAGGTGGGCGGCGTGATCTGCGCGGCGGGCGAGGGTCTGGCCCCCGCCGACCGCAAGCTGTACGCCCTGCGCGACGTCACCGGCACGGTCGAGTCGGTGCCGCTGATCGCCTCGTCGATCATGAGCAAGAAGATCGCCGAGGGCACCGGGTCACTGGTGCTCGACGTGAAGGTCGGCACCGGCGCCTTCATGAAGACGCAGGAGCAGGCCCGGGTGCTGGCCGAGACGATGGTGCGGCTCGGGGCGGACGCCGGCGTGAACACGGTGGCCCTGCTCACCGAGATGTCCACGCCGCTCGGCCTGACCGCGGGCAACGCGCTGGAGGTGCGCGAGTCGCTGGAGGTGCTGGCCGGTGGCGGGCCCCCGGACGTGGTCGAGCTGACCCTCGCCCTGGCGCAGGAGATGCTGGAGACCGCAGGGGTTTCCGCCGATGCGGAGGACGTGCTGAAGAGCGGCCGGGCGATGGACTCGTGGCGCCGGATGATCGCGGCCCAGGGCGGTGACCCGGACGCCCCGCTGCCGGTGGCCAGGCACACCCACCAGGTGCTCGCCCCGGCCGACGGCGTGCTGATGACGCTCGACGCGATGGCCGTCGGTATCGGCGCCTGGCGTCTGGGCGCGGGCCGCTCGCGCAAGGAAGACCCGGTGCAGGCCGCCGCCGGCATCGAGATGCACGTCAAGCCGGGTGCCGAAGTGCGCGCCGGGGAGCCGCTTCTCACGTTGCACACCGACACACCGGAGCGTTTCGAGACGGCGATCGAGGCGCTGGAGGGCGGATACACGATCGCTCCCTACGGCGACCGTCCCGAGCACCGGCCCCTGATCATCGACCGCATCACCGTCTGA
- a CDS encoding cytidine deaminase yields MTHDSDPGRVAGVAGPEQIDWAALRAQARLIMRQAYAPYSKFPVGAAALVDDGRIVTGCNVENASYGVGLCAECGLVSSLNATGGGRLIAFTCVGPDGESLMPCGRCRQLLYEFGGPELLVETSHGVVPMTEVLPDAFGPADLARANG; encoded by the coding sequence ATGACGCACGACTCGGACCCCGGCCGGGTGGCCGGGGTCGCCGGGCCCGAGCAGATCGACTGGGCGGCCCTGCGGGCCCAGGCCCGGCTGATCATGCGGCAGGCCTACGCGCCGTACTCGAAGTTCCCGGTCGGCGCGGCCGCCCTCGTCGACGACGGCCGGATCGTGACCGGCTGCAACGTCGAGAACGCCTCGTACGGCGTGGGTCTGTGCGCGGAGTGCGGCCTGGTGTCGTCGCTCAACGCCACCGGCGGCGGCCGGCTGATCGCCTTCACCTGCGTGGGGCCGGACGGCGAGTCGCTGATGCCGTGCGGGCGCTGCCGACAGCTGCTGTACGAATTCGGCGGTCCGGAGCTGCTGGTCGAGACCAGCCACGGCGTGGTGCCGATGACCGAGGTGCTGCCCGACGCCTTCGGCCCGGCCGACCTGGCCCGCGCGAACGGCTGA